A genomic stretch from Bos javanicus breed banteng chromosome 3, ARS-OSU_banteng_1.0, whole genome shotgun sequence includes:
- the ITGA10 gene encoding integrin alpha-10 isoform X2 yields the protein MEFPLIPHLFLPLMFLTGLCSSFNLDVHRPRLFLGPPEAEFGYSVLQHVGGGRQWMLVGAPWDGPSGDRRGDVYRCLVGGSHSAPCAKGHLGDHPLGNSSHPAVNMHLGMSLLETDGNGGFMACAPLWSRACGSSVFSSGICARVDASFRPQGSLAPTAQRCPTYMDVVIVLDGSNSIYPWSEVQTFLRRLVGRLFIDPEQIQVGLVQYGESSVHEWSLGDFRTKEEVVRAARNLSRREGRETKTAQAIMMACTEGFSQSRGGRPEAARLLVVVTDGESHDGEELPTALQACEAGRVTRYGIAVLGHYLRRQRDPSSFLREIRAIASDPDEKFFFNVTDEAALTDIVDALGDRIFGLEGSHGENESSFGLEMSQIGFSTHQLKDGILFGMVGAYDWGGSVLWLEEGRRLFPPRTALEDEFPPALQNHAAYLGYSVSSMFLRGGRRLFLSGAPRFSHRGKVIAFQLKKDGAVRVAQSLQGEQIGSYFGSELCPLDIDGDGTTDVLLVAAPMFLGPQNKETGRVYVYLVGQPSLLTLQRTLQPESPQDARFGFAMGALPDLNQDGFADVAVGAPLEDGHRGALYLYHGAQRGVRPRPAQRIAAVAMPQALSYFGRSVDGRLDLDGDDLVDVAVGAQGAAILLSSRPIVRLAPSLDVTPPAISVVQRDCKRRGQEATCLSAALCFQVTSRTPGHWDRRFHVRFTASLDEWTTAARAAFDGSGQRLSPRRLRLSVGNITCEQLHFHVLDTSDYLRPVSLTVTFALDNTTKPGPVLDEGSPTSIRKLVPFSKDCGPDNECVTDLVLQANMDIRGSRKDPFVVRGGRRKVLVSATLENKKENAYNTSLSLNFSRNLHLSSFTPQSNSPVKVECAAPTPHTRLCSVGHPVFQTGAKVTFLLEFEFSCSFLLSQVLVRLTATSSLERNGTLRDNTAQTSAYIQYEPHLLFSSESTLHRYEVHPYGTLPVGPGPEFKTTLRVQNLGCYVVSGLIVSALLPAVAYGGNYFLSLSQVITNNASCTVQNLTEPPGPPVHPEELQHTSRLNESNTCCQVVRCHLGRLAKGTEISVGLLRLVHNEFFRRAKFKSLTVVSTFELSTEEGSVLLLTEASRWSESLLEVIQSRPVLISLWILIGSVLGGLLLLALLVFCLWKLGFFARKKIPEEEKREDKLEQ from the exons ATGGAATTCCCCCTCATCCCTCACCTGTTCTTGCCCCTGATGTTCCTGACAG GTCTCTGCTCCTCCTTTAACCTGGATGTGCATCGCCCACGCCTATTTCTAGGCCCACCGGAGGCTGAATTTGGATACAGTGTCTTACAACATGTTGGGGGTGGACGACAATG GATGCTGGTGGGTGCCCCCTGGGATGGGCCTTCAGGTGACCGAAGGGGGGATGTTTATCGCTGCCTTGTAGGGGGCTCCCACAGTGCCCCATGTGCCAAGGGCCACTTGG GTGACCATCCACTGGGAAATTCATCTCATCCTGCTGTGAATATGCACCTGGGGATGTCTCTGTTAGAGACAGATGGCAATGGGGGATTCATG GCTTGCGCCCCTCTCTGGTCTCGTGCTTGCGGCTCATCTGTCTTCAGTTCTGGAATATGTGCCCGTGTAGATGCTTCATTCCggccccagggaagcctggcacccACCGCACAAC GCTGCCCCACATACATGGATGTCGTCATTGTCTTGGATGGCTCCAACAGCATCTACCCTTGGTCTGAAGTTCAGACCTTCCTACGAAGACTGGTAGGGAGATTGTTTATTGACCCGGAACAGATACAG GTGGGGCTGGTACAGTATGGAGAGAGCTCTGTCCACGAGTGGTCCCTGGGAGATTTCCGAACCAAGGAAGAAGTGGTGAGAGCAGCAAGGAACCTGAGCCGGCGAGAGGGACGAGAAACAAAGACTGCTCAAGCAATAATGATGGCCTG CACAGAAGGATTCAGTCAGTCCCGCGGGGGCCGACCAGAGGCTGCCAGGCTACTGGTGGTTGTCACTGATGGAGAGTCCCATGACGGAGAAGAGCTTCCCACAGCACTACAGGCCTGTGAGGCTGGAAGAGTGACACGCTATGGGATTGCT GTCCTTGGTCACTACCTCCGGCGGCAGCGAGACCCCAGTTCTTTCCTGCGAGAAATCAGAGCTATTGCTAGTGATCCAGACGAGAAATTCTTCTTCAATGTCACAGATGAAGCGGCACTGACTGACATTGTGGATGCATTAGGGGACCGGATTTTTGGCCTTGAGG GGTCccatggagaaaatgaaagctcCTTTGGGCTGGAAATGTCTCAGATTGGTTTCTCTACTCATCAGCTAAAG GATGGGATTCTCTTTGGAATGGTGGGGGCTTATGACTGGGGGGGCTCAGTGTTATGGCTTGAAGAAGGTCGCCGCCTCTTCCCACCACGGACAGCCCTGGAAGATGAGTTTCCCCCTGCATTGCAGAACCATGCAGCCTACCTGG GTTACTCTGTTTCCTCCATGTTTTTGCGGGGTGGTCGCCGCCTCTTTCTCTCAGGGGCTCCTCGGTTTAGTCATCGAGGAAAGGTCATCGCCTTCCAACTTAAGAAAGATGGGGCTGTAAGGGTCGCCCAGAGCCTCCAGGGGGAGCAG ATTGGCTCGTACTTTGGCAGCGAACTCTGCCCATTGGACATCGATGGGGATGGAACAACTGATGTCTTACTTGTGGCTGCCCCCATGTTCCTGGGGCCCCAGAACAAGGAGACAGGACGTGTTTATGTGTATCTAGTGGGCCAG cCATCCTTGCTGACACTCCAGAGAACACTTCAGCCAGAATCCCCCCAGGATGCTCGGTTTGGCTTTGCCATGGGTGCTCTTCCTGATTTGAACCAAGATGGTTTTGCTGATGTGGCTGTGGGGGCGCCGCTGGAGGATGGGCACCGTGGAGCCCTGTACCTCTATCACGGGGCCCAGAGAGGAGTCAGGCCGCGTCCTGCACAG cGGATTGCCGCTGTCGCCATGCCGCAGGCCCTCAGCTACTTTGGCCGAAGTGTGGATGGCCGGCTGGATCTAGATGGTGATGACCTGGTCGATGTGGCTGTGGGTGCCCAAGGGGCAGCCATCCTGCTCAG CTCCCGGCCCATTGTCCGCCTGGCCCCTTCACTAGATGTGACCCCGCCGGCCATCAGCGTGGTTCAGAGGGACTGTAAGCGACGAGGCCAGGAGGCAACCTGCCTGTCCGCAGCCCTTTGCTTCCAAGTGACCTCCCGCACTCCTGGCCACTGGGATCGCCGATTCC ATGTGCGGTTCACAGCATCGCTGGATGAGTGGACAACCGCAGCCCGGGCAGCATTTGACGGCTCTGGCCAGAGGCTGTCCCCTCGGCGGCTCCGGCTCAGTGTGGGGAACATCACTTGTGAGCAACTGCACTTCCACGTGCTG GATACGTCAGATTACCTCCGGCCAGTGTCCTTGACTGTGACCTTTGCTTTGGACAACACCACAAAGCCAGGGCCCGTGCTGGATGAGGGCTCACCCACCTCCATCCGAAAGCTG gTCCCCTTCTCCAAGGACTGTGGCCCTGATAACGAATGTGTCACAGATTTGGTACTTCAAGCTAATATGGACATCAGAGGCTCCAG GAAGGACCCGTTCGTGGTTCGAGGGGGTCGGCGGAAAGTGCTGGTGTCAGCAACTCTGGAGAACAAGAAGGAGAATGCCTACAACACTAGCCTGAGCCTCAACTTTTCCAGAAACCTCCACCTATCCAGTTTCACTCCACAG AGCAACAGCCCAGTGAAGGTGGAGTGTGCAGCCCCCACCCCGCATACCCGGCTCTGCAGTGTGGGGCATCCTGTCTTCCAGACAGGAGCCAAG GTGACCTTCCTGCTAGAGTTTGAGTTTagttgctcctttctcctgagcCAGGTCCTTGTGAGGCTGACGGCCACCAG TAGCCTGGAGAGAAATGGAACGCTTCGAGATAACACAGCCCAGACCTCAGCCTACATTCAGTATGAGCCTCACCTCCTATTCTCCAG TGAGTCCACTCTGCACCGCTATGAGGTCCACCCATATGGAACCCTCCCAGTGGGCCCTGGCCCCGAATTCAAAACCACTCTTAGG GTTCAGAACCTTGGCTGCTATGTGGTCAGTGGCCTCATTGTCTCAGCCCTCCTTCCAGCTGTGGCCTATGGGGGCAATTACTTCCTGTCACTGTCTCAAGTCATCACTAACAAT GCCAGCTGCACAGTGCAGAACCTGACCGAACCCCCAGGGCCCCCTGTGCATCCAGAGGAGCTTCAGCACACAAGCAGGCTG AATGAGAGCAATACTTGCTGCCAGGTTGTGAGGTGCCACCTTGGGCGGCTGGCAAAGGGGACCGAGATCTCTGTTGGACTACTGAGGCTGGTTCACAATGAATTTTTCCGGAGG
- the ITGA10 gene encoding integrin alpha-10 isoform X1, translating into MEFPLIPHLFLPLMFLTGLCSSFNLDVHRPRLFLGPPEAEFGYSVLQHVGGGRQWMLVGAPWDGPSGDRRGDVYRCLVGGSHSAPCAKGHLGDHPLGNSSHPAVNMHLGMSLLETDGNGGFMACAPLWSRACGSSVFSSGICARVDASFRPQGSLAPTAQRCPTYMDVVIVLDGSNSIYPWSEVQTFLRRLVGRLFIDPEQIQVGLVQYGESSVHEWSLGDFRTKEEVVRAARNLSRREGRETKTAQAIMMACTEGFSQSRGGRPEAARLLVVVTDGESHDGEELPTALQACEAGRVTRYGIAVLGHYLRRQRDPSSFLREIRAIASDPDEKFFFNVTDEAALTDIVDALGDRIFGLEGSHGENESSFGLEMSQIGFSTHQLKDGILFGMVGAYDWGGSVLWLEEGRRLFPPRTALEDEFPPALQNHAAYLGYSVSSMFLRGGRRLFLSGAPRFSHRGKVIAFQLKKDGAVRVAQSLQGEQIGSYFGSELCPLDIDGDGTTDVLLVAAPMFLGPQNKETGRVYVYLVGQPSLLTLQRTLQPESPQDARFGFAMGALPDLNQDGFADVAVGAPLEDGHRGALYLYHGAQRGVRPRPAQRIAAVAMPQALSYFGRSVDGRLDLDGDDLVDVAVGAQGAAILLSSRPIVRLAPSLDVTPPAISVVQRDCKRRGQEATCLSAALCFQVTSRTPGHWDRRFHVRFTASLDEWTTAARAAFDGSGQRLSPRRLRLSVGNITCEQLHFHVLDTSDYLRPVSLTVTFALDNTTKPGPVLDEGSPTSIRKLVPFSKDCGPDNECVTDLVLQANMDIRGSRKDPFVVRGGRRKVLVSATLENKKENAYNTSLSLNFSRNLHLSSFTPQSNSPVKVECAAPTPHTRLCSVGHPVFQTGAKVTFLLEFEFSCSFLLSQVLVRLTATSSSLERNGTLRDNTAQTSAYIQYEPHLLFSSESTLHRYEVHPYGTLPVGPGPEFKTTLRVQNLGCYVVSGLIVSALLPAVAYGGNYFLSLSQVITNNASCTVQNLTEPPGPPVHPEELQHTSRLNESNTCCQVVRCHLGRLAKGTEISVGLLRLVHNEFFRRAKFKSLTVVSTFELSTEEGSVLLLTEASRWSESLLEVIQSRPVLISLWILIGSVLGGLLLLALLVFCLWKLGFFARKKIPEEEKREDKLEQ; encoded by the exons ATGGAATTCCCCCTCATCCCTCACCTGTTCTTGCCCCTGATGTTCCTGACAG GTCTCTGCTCCTCCTTTAACCTGGATGTGCATCGCCCACGCCTATTTCTAGGCCCACCGGAGGCTGAATTTGGATACAGTGTCTTACAACATGTTGGGGGTGGACGACAATG GATGCTGGTGGGTGCCCCCTGGGATGGGCCTTCAGGTGACCGAAGGGGGGATGTTTATCGCTGCCTTGTAGGGGGCTCCCACAGTGCCCCATGTGCCAAGGGCCACTTGG GTGACCATCCACTGGGAAATTCATCTCATCCTGCTGTGAATATGCACCTGGGGATGTCTCTGTTAGAGACAGATGGCAATGGGGGATTCATG GCTTGCGCCCCTCTCTGGTCTCGTGCTTGCGGCTCATCTGTCTTCAGTTCTGGAATATGTGCCCGTGTAGATGCTTCATTCCggccccagggaagcctggcacccACCGCACAAC GCTGCCCCACATACATGGATGTCGTCATTGTCTTGGATGGCTCCAACAGCATCTACCCTTGGTCTGAAGTTCAGACCTTCCTACGAAGACTGGTAGGGAGATTGTTTATTGACCCGGAACAGATACAG GTGGGGCTGGTACAGTATGGAGAGAGCTCTGTCCACGAGTGGTCCCTGGGAGATTTCCGAACCAAGGAAGAAGTGGTGAGAGCAGCAAGGAACCTGAGCCGGCGAGAGGGACGAGAAACAAAGACTGCTCAAGCAATAATGATGGCCTG CACAGAAGGATTCAGTCAGTCCCGCGGGGGCCGACCAGAGGCTGCCAGGCTACTGGTGGTTGTCACTGATGGAGAGTCCCATGACGGAGAAGAGCTTCCCACAGCACTACAGGCCTGTGAGGCTGGAAGAGTGACACGCTATGGGATTGCT GTCCTTGGTCACTACCTCCGGCGGCAGCGAGACCCCAGTTCTTTCCTGCGAGAAATCAGAGCTATTGCTAGTGATCCAGACGAGAAATTCTTCTTCAATGTCACAGATGAAGCGGCACTGACTGACATTGTGGATGCATTAGGGGACCGGATTTTTGGCCTTGAGG GGTCccatggagaaaatgaaagctcCTTTGGGCTGGAAATGTCTCAGATTGGTTTCTCTACTCATCAGCTAAAG GATGGGATTCTCTTTGGAATGGTGGGGGCTTATGACTGGGGGGGCTCAGTGTTATGGCTTGAAGAAGGTCGCCGCCTCTTCCCACCACGGACAGCCCTGGAAGATGAGTTTCCCCCTGCATTGCAGAACCATGCAGCCTACCTGG GTTACTCTGTTTCCTCCATGTTTTTGCGGGGTGGTCGCCGCCTCTTTCTCTCAGGGGCTCCTCGGTTTAGTCATCGAGGAAAGGTCATCGCCTTCCAACTTAAGAAAGATGGGGCTGTAAGGGTCGCCCAGAGCCTCCAGGGGGAGCAG ATTGGCTCGTACTTTGGCAGCGAACTCTGCCCATTGGACATCGATGGGGATGGAACAACTGATGTCTTACTTGTGGCTGCCCCCATGTTCCTGGGGCCCCAGAACAAGGAGACAGGACGTGTTTATGTGTATCTAGTGGGCCAG cCATCCTTGCTGACACTCCAGAGAACACTTCAGCCAGAATCCCCCCAGGATGCTCGGTTTGGCTTTGCCATGGGTGCTCTTCCTGATTTGAACCAAGATGGTTTTGCTGATGTGGCTGTGGGGGCGCCGCTGGAGGATGGGCACCGTGGAGCCCTGTACCTCTATCACGGGGCCCAGAGAGGAGTCAGGCCGCGTCCTGCACAG cGGATTGCCGCTGTCGCCATGCCGCAGGCCCTCAGCTACTTTGGCCGAAGTGTGGATGGCCGGCTGGATCTAGATGGTGATGACCTGGTCGATGTGGCTGTGGGTGCCCAAGGGGCAGCCATCCTGCTCAG CTCCCGGCCCATTGTCCGCCTGGCCCCTTCACTAGATGTGACCCCGCCGGCCATCAGCGTGGTTCAGAGGGACTGTAAGCGACGAGGCCAGGAGGCAACCTGCCTGTCCGCAGCCCTTTGCTTCCAAGTGACCTCCCGCACTCCTGGCCACTGGGATCGCCGATTCC ATGTGCGGTTCACAGCATCGCTGGATGAGTGGACAACCGCAGCCCGGGCAGCATTTGACGGCTCTGGCCAGAGGCTGTCCCCTCGGCGGCTCCGGCTCAGTGTGGGGAACATCACTTGTGAGCAACTGCACTTCCACGTGCTG GATACGTCAGATTACCTCCGGCCAGTGTCCTTGACTGTGACCTTTGCTTTGGACAACACCACAAAGCCAGGGCCCGTGCTGGATGAGGGCTCACCCACCTCCATCCGAAAGCTG gTCCCCTTCTCCAAGGACTGTGGCCCTGATAACGAATGTGTCACAGATTTGGTACTTCAAGCTAATATGGACATCAGAGGCTCCAG GAAGGACCCGTTCGTGGTTCGAGGGGGTCGGCGGAAAGTGCTGGTGTCAGCAACTCTGGAGAACAAGAAGGAGAATGCCTACAACACTAGCCTGAGCCTCAACTTTTCCAGAAACCTCCACCTATCCAGTTTCACTCCACAG AGCAACAGCCCAGTGAAGGTGGAGTGTGCAGCCCCCACCCCGCATACCCGGCTCTGCAGTGTGGGGCATCCTGTCTTCCAGACAGGAGCCAAG GTGACCTTCCTGCTAGAGTTTGAGTTTagttgctcctttctcctgagcCAGGTCCTTGTGAGGCTGACGGCCACCAG CAGTAGCCTGGAGAGAAATGGAACGCTTCGAGATAACACAGCCCAGACCTCAGCCTACATTCAGTATGAGCCTCACCTCCTATTCTCCAG TGAGTCCACTCTGCACCGCTATGAGGTCCACCCATATGGAACCCTCCCAGTGGGCCCTGGCCCCGAATTCAAAACCACTCTTAGG GTTCAGAACCTTGGCTGCTATGTGGTCAGTGGCCTCATTGTCTCAGCCCTCCTTCCAGCTGTGGCCTATGGGGGCAATTACTTCCTGTCACTGTCTCAAGTCATCACTAACAAT GCCAGCTGCACAGTGCAGAACCTGACCGAACCCCCAGGGCCCCCTGTGCATCCAGAGGAGCTTCAGCACACAAGCAGGCTG AATGAGAGCAATACTTGCTGCCAGGTTGTGAGGTGCCACCTTGGGCGGCTGGCAAAGGGGACCGAGATCTCTGTTGGACTACTGAGGCTGGTTCACAATGAATTTTTCCGGAGG